One genomic window of bacterium includes the following:
- a CDS encoding cyclic nucleotide-binding domain-containing protein: MNIFNSLKKIPFFHGLTDDELKKIAVITKEKKMGANSIIFEENMPGDSMFIIKSGSVKVSKSIGKDRQKTLSILGEGEFFGEMALLDGEPRSASSIAAEDVELLVINKDDFIDLLTNNGPLAVKFFITIIKVFSMRLRQTDDNFKNLLIKYVKEGNR; the protein is encoded by the coding sequence ATGAATATTTTTAATTCGCTAAAAAAAATTCCGTTTTTTCACGGCCTGACTGATGATGAGTTGAAAAAGATCGCGGTCATTACCAAAGAGAAAAAAATGGGAGCCAACAGCATTATTTTTGAAGAAAATATGCCTGGCGATTCAATGTTTATTATTAAAAGCGGTTCCGTTAAGGTGTCAAAATCAATCGGAAAAGACAGGCAAAAAACGCTCTCCATTCTTGGCGAAGGCGAATTTTTCGGCGAAATGGCGCTTTTGGACGGCGAGCCCCGTTCTGCGTCAAGTATCGCGGCTGAAGATGTCGAACTGCTTGTTATCAATAAAGACGATTTTATTGACCTTTTGACAAATAACGGACCGCTGGCGGTCAAGTTTTTTATCACGATAATAAAAGTATTCAGCATGCGTTTAAGGCAGACGGACGATAATTTTAAAAACCTTTTAATAAAATATGTAAAAGAAGGTAACAGATAA
- a CDS encoding tetratricopeptide repeat protein, with protein MKKIFFLSIILCVIFFQINCAPKELTEEERAINNKKAEDLFISGQNYKKEKRYWKARRKFNRVIDKYPESDFADKAAFEIAEVFREAGNYWRAYEKYQRVADDFPSTRLMPKVSERQIEVGNYYWDRDKKYEAVEIYKKALENDRFGELAADIQYRVAGYYFEYAKNYKGLFKSIYKEDNFEVSIIEYKNALTNYPNHTLNVLAKYRLALAYFYTSRPWYNDQENTDEAITAFQDLETERNADEFMDDTKEKMALLFDKKAESEYRIGEFYLKQHLWKSARIYYQSVVKNDYSKVWNSKAYFGSGESYFKEKKWNDAKEHYEKSVSEGTGYVNNLLLKDRLIKIEKELNLTQD; from the coding sequence ATGAAAAAAATATTTTTTTTATCGATAATTTTATGCGTGATATTTTTCCAGATAAACTGCGCTCCAAAAGAGCTTACGGAAGAAGAAAGGGCCATTAATAATAAAAAAGCGGAGGACCTTTTTATATCAGGGCAAAACTACAAAAAGGAGAAAAGATACTGGAAGGCGAGAAGAAAATTTAATAGGGTAATTGATAAATATCCTGAAAGTGATTTTGCCGATAAGGCCGCGTTTGAAATTGCGGAAGTTTTCAGGGAAGCGGGCAATTATTGGCGCGCATACGAAAAGTATCAAAGGGTAGCCGATGATTTTCCGTCAACCCGGCTGATGCCGAAAGTCTCAGAAAGACAAATTGAAGTGGGAAATTATTACTGGGACAGAGACAAAAAATATGAAGCAGTTGAGATTTACAAAAAGGCACTGGAAAATGACCGTTTTGGGGAACTTGCGGCAGATATTCAATACCGCGTGGCAGGCTATTATTTTGAATACGCGAAAAATTATAAAGGACTGTTTAAATCTATTTATAAAGAAGATAATTTCGAAGTAAGTATTATAGAATATAAAAATGCGTTGACTAATTATCCGAATCATACCTTAAACGTATTGGCAAAGTACCGCCTCGCTTTGGCCTATTTTTACACGAGCCGGCCATGGTATAATGACCAGGAAAATACTGATGAAGCGATAACTGCGTTCCAGGATTTAGAGACGGAAAGAAACGCTGATGAATTTATGGATGATACAAAGGAAAAAATGGCCTTGCTTTTTGATAAAAAAGCGGAAAGCGAATACAGGATTGGTGAATTTTATTTAAAACAGCATTTATGGAAGTCTGCGCGTATTTATTACCAGAGTGTTGTTAAAAATGATTATTCAAAAGTGTGGAACAGTAAAGCATATTTTGGGTCAGGAGAGAGTTATTTTAAGGAGAAAAAATGGAACGATGCAAAAGAACATTATGAAAAATCTGTTTCCGAGGGTACCGGCTATGTTAATAATTTATTGTTGAAAGACAGGCTTATAAAAATAGAAAAAGAATTAAACCTGACACAGGACTAA